A single Gasterosteus aculeatus chromosome 2, fGasAcu3.hap1.1, whole genome shotgun sequence DNA region contains:
- the tmem115 gene encoding transmembrane protein 115 gives MNRYLPVARQHFLAALASTSVVVKSISGVVVLLYLLSWAVDCRYALGVTPGYLFPPNFWVWTLATHGLVEQHVWGAAANVGTVMACGRLLEPLWGALELLIFFAVVNVSAGLLAGLSYLLTYVATFDLDYLFAVRVHGAAGFLGGVLVALKQTSGDTTVLRVPQVRLKAAPALVLLLLALLRLSGIHDTSADLAAYSYGALSGWVYLRFYQRHSRGRGDMSDHFAFASFFPEALQPAVGLLAGLVHAALVKVKVCRKMVKRYDVGAPSSITISLPGTDPQDAERRRQLALKALNERLKRVEDTSAWPSMDDEEDEDEVRTDTQPLLPGPPAGPVGAPLSSASQSGGGPSGGAAQHPESSIISFEDAPSRS, from the exons ATGAATCGTTACCTGCCGGTGGCGCGGCAGCACTTCCTGGCCGCCCTCGCCAGCACCAGCGTGGTGGTAAAGAGCATAAGCGGCGTGGTGGTGCTCCTCTACCTGTTGTCGTGGGCCGTGGACTGCCGGTACGCCCTGGGCGTGACCCCGGGCTACCTCTTTCCGCCCAACTTCTGGGTGTGGACGCTGGCGACCCACGGgctggtggagcagcacgtATGGGGTGCGGCGGCCAACGTGGGCACGGTGATGGCCTGCGGGCGTCTCCTGGAGCCTCTGTGGGGCGCTCTGGAGCTCCTGATCTTCTTCGCGGTGGTAAACGTCTCCGCGGGCCTCCTGGCGGGCCTCTCCTACCTGCTCACCTACGTGGCCACCTTCGACCTGGACTACCTGTTTGCGGTTCGCGTCCACGGGGCGGCCGGGTTCCTGGGAGGCGTCCTGGTGGCGCTGAAGCAGACCTCGGGGGACACCACGGTGCTCAGGGTGCCGCAG GTGCGACTGAAAGCAGCACCGGCcttggtcctcctcctcctggccttGCTGCGTCTGTCGGGGATTCACGACACCTCCGCTGACCTGGCGGCATACAGCTACGGCGCCCTCTCCGGCTGGGTCTACCTGCGCTTCTACCAGAGGCACAGCCGGGGCCGCGGGGACATGTCGGACCACTTTGCCTTTGCTAGTTTCTTCCCTGAGGCGCTGCAGCCGGCCGTGGGGCTGCTGGCGGGGCTGGTCCATGCAGCCCTGGTGAAGGTGAAGGTGTGCAGGAAGATGGTGAAGAGGTACGACGTAGGGGCCCCGTCCTCCATCACGATCAGCCTGCCGGGGACCGACCCCCAAgacgcagagaggaggag ACAACTGGCCCTCAAGGCTCTGAACGAGCGGCTGAAGCGCGTGGAGGACACGTCGGCGTGGCCCAGCAtggacgacgaggaggacgaggacgaggtgcGGACCGACACACAGCCGCTCCTCCCGGGACCGCCGGCGGGGCCCGTCGGcgcccccctctcctccgcctcgCAGAGCGGCGGGGGGCCGTCCGGGGGCGCGGCGCAACACCCAGAGTCCAGCATCATCAGCTTCGAGGACGCCCCGTCCCGGTCGTAA